In one window of Megalopta genalis isolate 19385.01 chromosome 4, iyMegGena1_principal, whole genome shotgun sequence DNA:
- the LOC117222984 gene encoding uncharacterized protein LOC117222984 has protein sequence MEQMIALSTQNPLSLLVKFGMMAWNDTCGNENCSGHGECHNGTCLCEIQFDGLECHVPNLSYYVAFATIFFMLAFICLIQLIMCIVAEWQKMKAPSFLRACRVTTQKVLYFIVFLASLIRGAYFTSPNAFKEGWSRSLLSAYYPLVLSGSSLIVCFWAEVFHLRDMSWDKPQFLSKSFMGFVVFNVLTYSLLLAEFITAQIYSEEDQSFYTHIFNGCYAVLLFIVVIFFLIYGVEVFFKIRGGFLNDYRETRVANKRTVPDLKVNPEEQVTAKLFEPTPSTSQALQVQEQINISQLHQSRVGLLSQAFMLFIIVGFLCSETFSEFWKTKVPLYSRNWHDVVFRVIEVGVILWFPCVLWNCFSPEQLWILNPKRIFKRLDQSKYVKEIELQDKSGEQDAALFSDGTSISSKDCWICYDSERQDAGPLIQPCQCRGDVSAVHHNCLRRWLVESSVNVDSLTCKVCGAQYNVEHANRLDWQNGITSRHCLQTIVIVTTMCGSSAAAWTLIQLVEGPIIRMFAAGTALLVMYVCIRFLSLNTVVAYQRAKISSLNIISSDNSGTAHVSTISHTVCVDLAKSETATI, from the exons ATGGAACAAATGATTGCATTAAGTACACAAAATCCATTATCTTTATTGGTCAAATTTGGAATGATGGCTTGGAATGACACGTGTGGTAACGAAAATTGTTCTGGACATGGCGAATGTCATAATGGCACTTGCTTGTGCGAG ATTCAGTTTGATGGACTGGAGTGTCATGTTCCAAATTTAAGTTACTATgttgcatttgcaactatatttTTTATGTTGGCATTTATTTGTCTGATACAACTTATAATGTGTATTGTTGCCGAATGGCAAAAAATGAAAGCACCATCTTTTCTCAGAGCATGTAGAGTCACCACGCAAaaagttttatattttattgtctTTTTGGCTTCGTTAATTCGAGGAGCATATTTCACATCTCCT AATGCATTCAAAGAAGGATGGTCTAGGAGTTTATTGTCTGCATATTATCCACTTGTTTTAAGCGGTTCATCGTTAATTGTTTGTTTCTGGGCTGAAGTATTTCATTTGAGAGATATGTCATGGGACAAGCCACAATTTCTTTCGAAATCATTTATGGGTTTTGTAGTATTTAATGTACTAACATATTCTTTGCTATTAGCAGAATTTATTACTGCTCAAATATATTCAGAAGAGGATCAG AGCTTCTACACCCATATATTTAATGGATGTTATGCAGTACTTTTGTTTATTGTTGTCATCTTTTTCTTAATTTATGGAGTAGAGGTTTTCTTTAAG ATCCGAGGTGGATTTTTGAATGACTATCGGGAAACTAGAGTTGCAAATAAACGTACAGTTCCCGATTTAAAAGTTAATCCTGAAGAGCAAGTTACTGCAAAATTATTTGAACCCACACCTAGCACATCACAAGCATTGCAAGTGCAGGAACAGATAAACATTTCTCAATTGCATCAATCTCGTGTTGGATTATTATCACAAGCATTTATGCTTTTCATCATAGTTGGATTTTTGTGTAGTGAAACATTCAGTGAATTTTGGAAGACTAA AGTTCCTTTATACAGTAGGAATTGGCATGACGTTGTTTTCCGCGTTATTGAAGTTGGAGTAATATTGTGGTTTCCATGTGTGTTATGGAATTGCTTCAG TCCGGAACAACTATGGATATTAAACCCGAAGCGTATATTTAAAAGATTAGATCAAtctaaatatgtaaaagaaatcGAATTACAAGACAAAAGTGGAGAACAAGATGCTGCACTATTTTCAGACGGAACATCAATCAGTAGTAAAGATTGTTGGATTTGTTACGATAGTGAGAGACAAGATGCTGGCCCACTAATACAACCTTGCCAATGTCGAGGTGATGTAAGTGCAGTTCACCATAACTGCTTACGTCGATGGCTAGTTGAG AGTTCTGTAAACGTTGATAGTCTGACATGCAAAGTGTGTGGCGCGCAGTATAATGTTGAACATGCGAATAGATTGGATTGGCAAAATGGAATCACATCACGACACTGTTTGCAAACTATTGTCATTGTTACAACAATGTGTGGATCTTCAGCTGCCGCTTGGACGCTCATTCAATTAGTTGAGGGCCCTATTATTAGAATGTTCGCAGCTGGTACTGCATTGTTGGTGATGTATGTCTGCATAAG GTTTTTAAGTTTGAACACTGTGGTAGCATATCAACGTGCCAAAATTTCATCCTTGAACATTATTAGTTCCGATAATAGTGGAACGGCACACGTTTCTACTATCAGTCATACGGTTTGTGTAGACTTAGCAAAGTCTGAAACAGCCACGATCTAA
- the cype gene encoding cytochrome c oxidase subunit cyclope yields MSEGRLEKPQLRNLHITYTRRSLGLMLGGTIISGIIYKLAVADPQARQIEEFYKTYNAEASLKKMNDAGLMQSAPK; encoded by the exons ATGTCGGAAGGACGTTTAGAAAAACCTCAGCTTCGTAATCTTCATATTACATATACTAGAAGGAGTTTGGGTCTAATGTTAGGTGGTACTATAATTTCTggtataatttataaattagcAGTTGCTGATCCACAAGCACGACAGATTGAAGAATTTTATAA AACATACAATGCTGAAGCatcattaaaaaaaatgaaTGATGCTGGACTTATGCAATCAGCTCCAAAATAG